One genomic segment of Mesoterricola silvestris includes these proteins:
- the mobA gene encoding molybdenum cofactor guanylyltransferase, which translates to MKAGLLLLTGGQGRRFGGPKHAQPHPRGGTWGGHLVAVFQAVFPDGPLQILGEPLPDRPDLTPLADPGQGPAAALVRWASQATETPDHWWVVACDQVRWTPEALAAWHARVLEADPGAGHWVMAQVGDYTQYLGSFLPSSRVGDLAAQKPGSLRDLARALPTRRVEWPNPCWEDVDTPGALEAWLGQGPPPLT; encoded by the coding sequence GTGAAAGCCGGCCTCCTCCTCCTCACGGGGGGCCAGGGCCGGCGTTTCGGCGGCCCCAAGCACGCCCAGCCCCATCCCCGGGGCGGCACCTGGGGCGGCCACCTGGTGGCCGTATTCCAGGCCGTCTTTCCCGACGGTCCCCTGCAGATCCTGGGCGAGCCCCTGCCGGACCGCCCCGACCTCACCCCCCTGGCCGACCCCGGCCAGGGCCCCGCCGCCGCCCTGGTGCGGTGGGCCAGCCAGGCGACCGAAACCCCCGACCACTGGTGGGTGGTGGCCTGCGACCAGGTGCGCTGGACCCCCGAAGCCCTGGCCGCCTGGCACGCCCGGGTCCTGGAGGCCGACCCCGGGGCCGGCCACTGGGTCATGGCCCAGGTGGGCGATTACACCCAGTACCTGGGCAGCTTCCTGCCCTCGAGCCGGGTGGGGGATCTGGCCGCCCAGAAGCCCGGCAGCCTCCGGGATCTGGCCCGGGCGCTGCCCACCCGGAGGGTGGAGTGGCCGAACCCCTGCTGGGAGGACGTGGATACGCCCGGGGCGCTGGAGGCCTGGCTCGGCCAGGGCCCCCCTCCCTTGACATAG
- the era gene encoding GTPase Era has protein sequence MVEKRRSATVALVGLPNSGKSTLLNTLVGEKLAAVSQMPQTTRGRITGIVNRGEAQLAFLDTPGVHLARHALNQRMLHYVDMALDEADLLLWVVDASGFLGPGERELAKRLQGARQPVYLVLNKLDLVSKGTLLEKIAEYKDLLEFREIVPVGAKLAQNLDPLWAILERDALDHEWSYGDETFTDQTERTMATEFIREKILRKTREEVPHGVAVAIQAWVEAGEADYPEDAPEGGTYIEAQILVERAGHRKILLGSGGEMIKDIRQSAQRELKKLLQRPVRLALHIKVAEGWRDRPDQLDKLNL, from the coding sequence GTGGTTGAGAAGCGCCGTTCGGCCACCGTGGCCCTGGTGGGCCTGCCCAATTCCGGCAAGTCCACCCTGCTGAACACCCTGGTGGGGGAGAAGCTGGCGGCGGTGAGCCAGATGCCCCAGACCACCCGGGGCCGCATCACCGGCATCGTCAACCGCGGCGAGGCCCAGCTGGCCTTCCTGGACACTCCGGGGGTGCACCTGGCCCGCCACGCCCTCAACCAGCGCATGCTGCACTACGTGGACATGGCCCTGGACGAGGCGGACCTGCTGCTGTGGGTGGTGGACGCCAGCGGCTTCCTGGGGCCCGGGGAGCGGGAGCTGGCCAAGCGCCTCCAGGGGGCGCGCCAGCCCGTGTACCTCGTCCTCAACAAGCTGGACCTGGTGTCCAAGGGCACGCTGCTGGAGAAGATCGCCGAGTACAAGGACCTCCTGGAATTCCGCGAGATCGTCCCCGTGGGCGCCAAGCTCGCCCAGAACCTGGATCCCCTCTGGGCCATCCTGGAGCGGGACGCCCTGGACCACGAATGGTCGTACGGCGACGAGACCTTCACGGACCAGACCGAGCGCACCATGGCCACGGAGTTCATCCGGGAGAAGATCCTGCGCAAGACCCGCGAGGAGGTGCCCCACGGCGTGGCCGTGGCCATCCAGGCCTGGGTGGAGGCCGGCGAGGCCGACTACCCCGAGGACGCCCCCGAGGGCGGCACCTACATCGAGGCCCAGATCCTCGTGGAGCGCGCCGGCCACCGCAAGATCCTCCTGGGCTCCGGGGGCGAGATGATCAAGGACATCCGCCAGAGCGCCCAGCGGGAGCTGAAGAAGCTCCTCCAGCGCCCCGTGCGCCTGGCCCTGCACATCAAGGTGGCCGAGGGCTGGCGGGACCGGCCGGACCAGCTGGACAAGCTGAACCTCTGA
- a CDS encoding M13 family metallopeptidase has protein sequence MHPSPRATAAILLLAGSLSAATPGIDAGFMDRAAAPASDFYRFANGAFDRQPIPPERSSSGVNLEIDNRNRAILKEILEACAREAAPDGTPSQRIRDFYRSGMDQAAIDKAGVEPLAPMLKAIRAAATPEDLARLMGRLNHLGVTAGFAFGVEQDPRSSRAHLPSVVQGGLGLPEREFYFRQDETTRDQRAAYVKHIARMFQLAGVKPGPAARVLALETRLAKVSRKLVDLRDPEANYHKLDRKALAAAAPGFPWAAWFQAVELPASEAFVDVGQPEYVRGLGRLLHQVPLAHWKAYFTYRLLSSLSPYLGSDLEAEDFAFYGKKLTGSQEMRPRWERVLAVVDGAIGEDLGQLYVQRAFSPQAKAKVQEMVKFHLQALGASIRRATWMGDATKEQALKKLASLHAKVGYPDAWRDYRPMGVKPQAYVLNVLAARAFESRRALAKLGRPVDPAEWDMSPQTNNAYYNPSLNEIVLPAGILQPPFFDERADDASNYGELSSTIGHELLHGFDDQGSQFDAEGNMRNWWTPADRKAYEAQTEAVVRQYDAYEPFPGVHVQGRQTLGENLADIGGLKIALEAWKLASAGKPQPVVDGLTAEQRFFVGFAQSWRTNMRPELERYILQSDVHCPARLRVTGSVAALPEFRAAFPGTPSDRKATDAQFTLW, from the coding sequence ATGCATCCATCCCCCCGAGCCACGGCCGCGATCCTCCTCCTGGCCGGCTCCCTTTCCGCGGCCACCCCGGGCATCGACGCCGGCTTCATGGACCGGGCCGCCGCCCCCGCCTCGGACTTCTACCGCTTCGCCAACGGCGCCTTCGATCGGCAGCCCATCCCCCCCGAGCGCTCCTCCTCCGGGGTGAACCTGGAGATCGACAACCGCAACCGCGCCATCCTCAAGGAGATCCTTGAGGCCTGCGCCCGGGAGGCCGCCCCCGACGGCACCCCCTCCCAGCGCATCCGGGACTTCTACCGCAGCGGCATGGACCAGGCGGCCATCGACAAGGCCGGCGTGGAGCCCCTGGCGCCCATGCTCAAGGCCATCCGCGCCGCCGCCACCCCCGAGGACCTGGCCCGCCTCATGGGCCGCCTCAACCACCTGGGCGTCACCGCCGGCTTCGCCTTCGGCGTGGAGCAGGATCCCAGGTCCAGCCGCGCCCACCTTCCCTCCGTGGTGCAGGGGGGTCTGGGCCTGCCCGAGCGGGAGTTCTACTTCCGCCAGGACGAAACCACCCGGGACCAGCGGGCCGCCTACGTCAAGCACATCGCCCGCATGTTCCAGCTGGCCGGCGTGAAGCCCGGCCCCGCCGCCCGGGTCCTGGCCCTGGAGACCCGCCTGGCCAAGGTGAGCCGCAAGCTGGTGGATCTGCGGGACCCCGAAGCCAACTACCACAAGCTGGACCGCAAGGCCCTGGCCGCCGCGGCCCCCGGCTTCCCCTGGGCCGCCTGGTTCCAGGCCGTGGAACTGCCCGCCTCCGAAGCCTTCGTGGATGTGGGCCAGCCCGAATACGTGCGGGGCCTGGGCCGGCTGCTCCACCAGGTGCCCCTGGCCCACTGGAAGGCCTACTTCACGTACCGGCTCCTCAGCTCCCTCTCCCCCTACCTGGGCTCGGACCTGGAGGCGGAGGACTTCGCCTTCTACGGCAAGAAGCTCACCGGCTCCCAGGAGATGCGTCCCCGGTGGGAGCGGGTGCTGGCCGTGGTGGACGGGGCCATCGGCGAGGACCTGGGCCAGTTGTACGTCCAGCGCGCCTTCAGCCCCCAGGCCAAGGCCAAGGTCCAGGAGATGGTCAAATTCCACCTGCAGGCCCTGGGCGCCAGCATCCGGCGGGCCACCTGGATGGGCGACGCCACCAAGGAGCAGGCCCTGAAGAAGCTGGCCTCCCTCCACGCCAAGGTGGGCTACCCCGACGCCTGGCGGGACTACCGCCCCATGGGCGTCAAGCCCCAGGCCTACGTCCTCAATGTCCTGGCGGCCCGGGCCTTCGAATCCCGGCGCGCCCTGGCCAAGCTGGGCCGGCCCGTGGACCCGGCGGAATGGGACATGAGCCCCCAGACCAACAACGCCTACTACAACCCCTCCCTCAACGAGATCGTCCTGCCCGCGGGCATCCTCCAGCCCCCCTTCTTCGACGAGCGGGCCGATGACGCCAGCAACTACGGCGAACTGTCCTCCACCATCGGCCACGAACTCCTCCACGGCTTCGACGACCAGGGCAGCCAGTTCGACGCCGAGGGCAACATGCGCAACTGGTGGACCCCCGCGGACCGCAAGGCCTACGAGGCCCAGACCGAGGCCGTGGTGCGCCAGTACGACGCCTACGAGCCCTTCCCGGGCGTCCACGTGCAGGGCCGGCAGACCCTGGGCGAGAACCTGGCGGACATCGGCGGCCTCAAGATCGCCCTGGAGGCCTGGAAGCTGGCCTCCGCCGGCAAGCCCCAGCCCGTCGTGGACGGACTCACCGCCGAACAGCGGTTCTTCGTGGGCTTCGCCCAGAGCTGGCGCACCAACATGCGGCCCGAACTGGAGCGCTACATCCTCCAGTCCGACGTGCACTGCCCCGCCCGCCTGCGGGTGACCGGCTCCGTGGCGGCCCTGCCGGAATTCCGCGCCGCCTTCCCCGGCACCCCCTCCGACCGCAAGGCCACCGACGCCCAGTTCACCCTCTGGTAG